A section of the Cololabis saira isolate AMF1-May2022 chromosome 16, fColSai1.1, whole genome shotgun sequence genome encodes:
- the hectd1 gene encoding E3 ubiquitin-protein ligase HECTD1 isoform X2: MADVDPDTLLEWLQMGQGDERDMQLIALEQLCMLLLMSDNVDRCFETCPPRTFLPALCKIFLDESAPDNVLEVTARAITYYLDVSAECTRRIVGVDGAIKALCNRLVVVELNNRTSRDLAEQCVKVLELICTRESGAVFEAGGLNCVLSFIRDSGHLVHKDTLHSAMAVVSRLCSKMEPQDSSLETCVESLSSLLKHEDHQVSDGALRCFASLADRFTRRGVDPAPLAKHGLTEELLSRMAAAGGTVAGSSSSCKPGRPSTGATPSTPDSKLSNQVSTIVSLLSTLCRGSPLVTHDLLRSALPNSMESALGGDERCVLDTMRLVDLLLVLLFEGRKALPKSTAGSAGRIPGLRRLDSSGERSHRQLIDCIRSKDTDALIDAIDTGAFEVNFMDDVGQTLLNWASAFGTQEMVEFLCERGADVNRGQRSSSLHYAACFGRPQVAKTLLRHGANPDLRDEDGKTPLDKARERGHSEVVAILQSPGDWMCPVNKGDDKRKKDASKEEEEGSEPKGDPEMAPFYLKRLLPVFAQTFQQTMLPSIRKASLALIRKMVHYSSEVLLREVCDSETGHNLPTVLVEITATVLDQEDDDDGHLLALQIIRDLVDKGGDVFLDQLARLGVINKVSTLAGPASDDENEDEVKPEKEEEVQEDAKEIQQGKPYHWRDWSIIRGRDCLYIWSDAAALELSNGSNGWFRFILDGKLATMYSSGSPEGGSDSSESRSEFLEKLQRARSQVKPVTASQPILSSVGPTKLTVGNWSLTCLKEGEIAIHNSDGQQATILKEDLPGFVFESNRGTKHSFTAETSLGSEFVTGWTGKRGRKLKSKLEKTKQKVKSMARELYDDHFKAVESMPRGVVVTLRNISTQLESAWELHINRQCIEGENTWRDLMKTALENLIVVLKDENTISPYEMCSSGLVQALFTVLSNSVELDMKHDCKPLMERINVFKAAFSENEDNESRPAVALIRKLIAVLESIERLPLHLYDTPGSSYNLQILTRRLRFRLERAPGETALIDRTGRMLKMEPLATVESLEQYLLKMVAKQWYDFERSSFVFVRKLREGQTFTFRHQHDFDENGIIYWVGTNAKTAYEWVNPAVYGLVVVTSSEGRNLPYGRLEDILSRDSSALNCHTNDDKNAWFAVDLGLWVIPSAYTLRHARGYGRSALRNWVFQVSKDGQNWSTLYTHIDDSSLNEPGSTATWPLDPSKDEKQGWRHIRIKQMGKNASGQTHYLSLSGLELYGTVIAVCEDQLGKAVKEAEANLRRQRRLFRSQVMKYIVPGARVVRGIDWKWRDQDGNPAGEGTVTGEAHNGWIDVTWDAGGSNSYRMGAEGKFDLKLAPGYDPELAATAPSPKPVSSTVSGPASSTVGPSVTPAAIGGTTTTTSSSSSSTSSSSQQPSWSSLVKNNCPDKGGASSSSRKGSSSSVCSVASSSDISLSSSAGLTGAGGLQLERKAEGLLLDQGVGVGGVLGGGGGVGSDGHQQEPIVVLSSAAEGGSGSASSSGTITADTSAAGEEPHSPTAMAATDPATAISMGLVSVSSPDVSSVSESSSKDTHSQRPLCSAANTRLSVSSLLAAGAPMSSSASVPNLSSREASLMESFVRRAPNMSRTNATNNMNLSRSSSDNNTNTLGRNVMSTATSPLMGAQSFPNLTTTGTTSTVTMSTSIVTSGNNVATATTGLSVGQLLSNTLTTSLTSTSSESDTGQEAEFSLYDFLDSCRANTLLAELDDEEDLPEPDDDDDENEDDNQEDQEYEEVLEEEEYETKGGRRRTWDDDFVLKRQFSALVPAFDPRPGRTNVQQTTDLEIPPPGTPRSEVREEVECAPSPHLALTLKVAGLGTTREVELPLSNYKLTIFYYVQRLLQLSCNGSVKTDKLRRIWEPTYTIMYRELKDTEKEKESGKMELFENGVSLGGRSGGLSPSSVSGNQSSEILGWAKEAVQAKAGCSQNACGVEDVLQLLRILYVIGRDSASSSRTLQEDIDELQFNAPLEEFTSKKITTKILQQIEEPLALASGALPDWCEQLTSKCPFLIPFETRQLYFTCTAFGASRAIVWLQNRREATMERSRTSTTVRRDDPGEFRVGRLKHERVKVPRGEAMMEWAESVMQLHADRKSVLEVEFQGEEGTGLGPTLEFYALVAAEFQRTALGIWLCDDDFPDDESRQVDLGGGLKPPGYYVQRSCGLFPAPFPQDSEELERNTKLFHFLGVFLAKCIQDNRLVDLPVSQPFFKLLCMGDIKSNMSKLLYQSRGSPQGHVSERHLQPFLLLSEMQSEASTEESQETYSVGSLDEDSKSEFIMDPPKPKPPAWYHGILTWDDFKLVNPHRAGFLKEVKELAVKRRQVLASKSLSEDDKNTRLQDLMLRNPLGSGPPLSIEDLGLNFQFCPSSKVHGFFAVDLKPNGDDEMVTMENVEEYVELMFDFCMHNGIQKQMVAFREGFNRVFPMEKLSSFSHKEVQMILCGNQSPSWTSDDIINYTEPKLGYTRDSPGFLRFVRVLCGMSSDERKAFLQFTTGCSTLPPGGLANLHPRLTIVRKVDATDSSYPSVNTCVHYLKLPEYSSEDIMRERLLAATMEKGFHLN; the protein is encoded by the exons ATGGCAGACGTGGACCCAGACACCTTGCTGGAGTGGCTGCAGATGGGCCAGGGTGATGAGCGTGACATGCAGCTTATCGCTCTCGAGCAGCTCTGCATGCTGCTGCTCATGTCAGACAACGTCGACCGCTGCTTCGAGAC GTGCCCTCCTCGGACCTTCCTCCCAGCACTCTGTAAGATCTTCCTGGATGAGAGCGCTCCAGATAATGTGCTGGAGGTTACGGCCCGGGCCATCACCTACTACCTGGACGTGTCTGCAGAGTGTACCCGCAGGATTGTGGGGGTGGATGGAGCGATCAAGGCACTGTGCaacaggctggtggtggtggagcTTAACAACAGGACCAGCAGAGACCTGGCTGAGCAGTGTGTCAAG GTTCTGGAATTGATCTGTACCAGAGAGTCCGGCGCCGTCTTTGAGGCTGGCGGTTTGAACTGCGTGTTGAGTTTCATCAGGGACAGCGGCCACCTGGTCCACAAAGACACGCTCCACTCTGCCATGGCTGTGGTTTCCCGCCTTTGCAGCAAGATGGAGCCTCAAGACTCTTCCCTGGAGACCTGTGTTGAGTCTTTGTCCAGTCTCCTTAAACATGAGGACCACCAG GTGTCTGATGGGGCTCTGCGCTGCTTCGCCTCATTGGCTGATCGGTTCACTCGACGAGGCGTTGACCCTGCACCTTTAGCCAAGCACGGCCTGACGGAGGAACTTCTGTCCCGCATGGCGGCTGCTGGGGGGACGGTGGCAGGCTCTTCCTCCTCATGTAAGCCGGGCCGGCCCTCCACGGGTGCCACCCCCTCCACCCCTGACTCCAAACTGAGCAACCAAGTGTCCACCATCGTCAGCCTGCTTTCCACGCTGTGCAGGGGGTCTCCTCTGGTTACGCAT GATTTGTTACGCTCAGCTCTACCCAACTCAATGGAGTCTGCTCTGGGAGGGGATGAGCGCTGTGTGCTGGACACCATGCGGCTGGTGGATCTCTTGCTGGTGCTCCTGTTCGAAGGGCGGAAGGCGCTGCCCAAGTCCACTGCAGGTTCAGCAGGTCGGATTCCCGGGCTGCGACGTCTGGACAGCTCAGGGGAGAGGTCACACCGACAGCTCATCGACTGTATCCGCAGCAAAGACACCGATGCACTGATAGACGCCATAGACactggag CTTTTGAGGTGAACTTCATGGATGATGTGGGACAGACACTGCTCAACTGGGCTTCTGCTTTTGGAACGCAGGAAATG GTGGAGTTTCTATGTGAGAGGGGGGCAGATGTGAACAGAGGCCAGCGGTCCTCTTCCCTACACTACGCTGCCTGTTTTGGACGCCCACAAGTGGCTAAG ACTCTGCTGAGGCATGGAGCCAACCCAGACCTGAGAGACGAGGATGGAAAGACTCCTCTGGACAAAGCCAGGGAGAGGGGACACAGTGAGGTAGTGGCGATACTGCAGTCACCAG GAGACTGGATGTGTCCGGTGAACAAGGGCGATGACAAGAGGAAGAAAGATGCCagcaaggaggaggaagagggcaGTGAGCCCAAAGGAGACCCAGAAATGGCTCCCTTCTACCTGAAGAGACTTCTTCCTGTTTTTGCACAAACCTTTCAGCAAACCATGCTGCCTTCGATTAG GAAAGCCAGCCTTGCTCTGATTAGAAAGATGGTCCACTACAGCAGTGAAGTCCTGCTGAGGGAGGTGTGTGACAGCGAGACGGGACATAACCTGCCTACGGTTCTGGTGGAGATCACTGCTACTGTCCTTGACCAGGAG GACGATGATGATGGTCATCTCCTGGCTCTGCAGATCATCAGGGATCTGGTGGATAAAGGTGGAGATGTCTTCCTCGACCAGCTGGCCCGACTGGGTGTCATCAACAAGGTGTCGACTCTGGCTGGACCGGCGTCTGATGACGAGAATGAGGATGAAGTAAAGCCTGAAAAG gaggaggaggtgcaGGAAGATGCTAAGGAGATCCAGCAAGGGAAGCCGTACCACTGGAGGGACTGGTCCATCATCAGAGGCAGGGACTGTCTCTACATTTGGTCGGATGCTGCTGCCCTCGAGCTCTCCAACGGCTCCAACGGCTGGTTCAGGTTCATCCTGGATGGAAAGCTGGCCACCATGTACTCCAGCGGGAGTCCAGAGGGGGGTTCGGACAGCTCAG AGTCTCGCAGCGAATTCCTGGAGAAGCTGCAGCGAGCGAGGAGCCAGGTGAAACCAGTGACAGCCAGCCAGCCCATCCTCTCCAGTGTTGGTCCCACTAAGCTGACAGTGGGGAACTGGTCCCTCACCTGTCTGAAAGAGGGAGAAATCGCCATCCATAACTCTGACGGGCAGCAGGCCACCATCCTGAAGGAGGACCTGCCTGGCTTTGTGTTCGAGTCAAACCGAGGAACTAAACACTCGTTCACGGCTGAGACGTCTCTGG GCTCTGAGTTTGTGACGGGCTGGACGGGGAAGCGAGGCAGGAAGCTGAAGTCAAAACTGGAGAAGACGAAGCAGAAGGTGAAGAGCATGGCCAGGGAGCTGTACGATGACCACTTCAAAGCTGTGGAGAGCATGCCCAGAGGCGTGGTGGTGACCCTGAGGAACATCTCTACTCAGCTGGAGTCTGCCTGGGAGCTTCACATTAATAGACAG TGTATCGAAGGAGAGAACACATGGAGAGACCTGATGAAAACGGCTCTGGAGAACCTGATCGTAGTTTTGAAGGATGAAAACACAATTTCTCCATATGAAATGTGCAGCAGTGGCCTGGTCCAGGCTCTATTTACCGTCCTCAGCAAC AGTGTGGAGCTGGACATGAAGCATGATTGTAAACCTTTAATGGAAAGGATCAACGTCTTTAAGGCTGCTTTCAGTGAAAACGAAGATAACGAAAG CCGACCTgctgttgccttaatccgaaaGCTGATAGCAGTGCTGGAGTCGATAGAGCGTCTTCCCTTGCACCTGTACGACACTCCAGGTTCCTCTTACAACCTGCAG ATCTTGACGAGGAGGCTGCGGTTCCGGTTGGAGCGAGCACCGGGGGAGACAGCTCTGATCGACCGGACGGGTCGCATGTTAAAGATGGAGCCTCTGGCCACGGTGGAGTCTCTGGAGCAGTACCTGCTGAAAATG GTGGCCAAGCAGTGGTACGACTTTGAGCGCTCCtcatttgtttttgtgaggAAGCTGAGAGAAGGACAGACTTTCACATTCAGACACCAACACGACTTCGATGAGAACGGCATCATCTACTGGGTTGGAACCAATGCCAA GACCGCCTACGAGTGGGTTAATCCTGCGGTGTATGGGCTTGTGGTAGTGACATCATCAGAGGGGCGTAACCTTCCCTACGGGCGTCTGGAGGACATTCTGAGTCGGGATAGCTCCGCCCTCAACTGCCACACCAACGATGACAAAAATGCATGGTTCGCTGTCGACCTCGGCCTCTGGGTCATTCCCTCAGCATACACTCTGAGACACGCCAG AGGTTACGGGCGGTCAGCATTGAGGAACTGGGTCTTTCAGGTGTCGAAGGACGGTCAGAACTGGTCCACACTCTACACCCACATAGATGACAGCAGCCTCAACGAACCAGG GTCGACGGCCACATGGCCTCTGGACCCCTCCAAAGACGAGAAGCAGGGCTGGAGacacatccggatcaaacagatGGGGAAGAATGCCAGCGGTCAGACACATTACCTGTCCCTGTCAGGACTGGAGCTATACGGCACCGTCATCGCCGTCTGTGAGGACCAACTGG GTAAAGCTGTGAAAGAGGCAGAGGCAAACCTTCGCCGCCAACGGCGTCTGTTCCGCTCCCAAGTAATGAAGTACATCGTCCCGGGAGCACGGGTTGTTCGTGGTATTGACTGGAAGTGGCGGGACCAGGATGGAAACCCGGCTGGAGAGGGCACTGTCACTGGGGAGGCTCACAACG GCTGGATTGATGTAACCTGGGATGCTGGCGGCTCTAACTCTTACCGTATGGGCGCTGAAGGGAAGTTTGACCTCAAGCTTGCTCCAGGGTACGACCCTGAGTTGGCTGCCACAGCGCCATCACCCAAACCTGTCTCATCCACTGTTTCAGGTCCCGCCTCCTCCACGGTGGGACCCTCTGTGACACCCGCGGCCATTGGCggaaccaccaccaccacgtcATCCTCGTCATCATCCACCTCATCGTCCTCGCAGCAGCCTTCATGGAGCAGCTTGGTGAAAAATAACTGTCCCGACAAAGGCGGggccagctcctccagcaggaagggcagcagcagctccgtctGCAGCGTCGCCTCCTCCTCGGATATCAGTCTGAGTTCGTCCGCTGGACTGACTGGGGCAGGGGGCCTGCAGCTGGAGAGGAAGGCTGAGGGGCTGCTGCTGGATCAGGGTGTCGGGGTGGGAGGAGtactgggaggaggaggaggagttggTTCTGATGGACATCAGCAGGAGCCAATTGTTGTTCTGTCCTCGGCGGCAGAAGGAGGATCCGGTTCAGCTTCCAGCTCTGGTACAATCACCGCGGACACATCCGCAGCCGGAGAAGAACCCCACTCACCCACGGCGATGGCTGCCACCGACCCAGCAACCGCCATCTCCATGGGGCTGGTGAGCGTCAGCTCCCCGGATGTGAGCTCGGTGTCCGAGTCATCCAGCAAGGATACGCACTCTCAGAGGCCGCTGTGCTCGGCAGCCAACACGCGGCTGTCCGTCAGCTCCCTGCTGGCTGCCGGCGCTCCCATGAGCTCCAGCGCCAGTGTGCCCAACCTTTCTTCCAGAGAGGCCAGCCTCATGGAGTCCTTCGTCCGCCGGGCACCCAACATGTCTCGCACCAATGCCACCAACAACATGAACCTGAGCCGCAGTAGCAGCGACAACAACACCAACACACTGGGCAGGAACGTCATGAGCACAGCCA ctTCTCCTCTCATGGGTGCTCAGAGCTTTCCTAATCTCACCACCACTGGTACCACCTCCACCGTAACCATGTCAACTTCCATAGTAACCAGTGGCAATAATGTAGCCACAGCTACCACGGGTCTGTCAGTGGGCCAGTTGCTAAGCAACACCCTGACGACCAGCCTGACATCCACGTCCAGTGAGAGCGACACAGGACAGGAGGCGGAGTTTTCTCTCTATG ACTTCCTGGACAGTTGCCGTGCCAACACGCTGCTGGCTGAGCTGGATGATGAGGAAGACCTTCCAGAGCCTGATGACGACGACGATGAGAATGAAGATGACAATCAGGAGGATCAGGAGTATGAAGAGGTCTTG gaggaggaggagtacgAGACCAAGGGAGGACGCAGGAGGACCTGGGACGATGATTTTGTCCTGAAGAGGCAGTTCTCTGCTCTGGTTCCCGCCTTCGACCCCCGCCCAGGAAGGACTAACGTCCAGCAGACCACGGACCTGGAGATCCCCCCACCAG GGACGCCTCGGTCGGAGGTTCGGGAAGAGGTGGAGTGTGCCCCGTCTCCTCACCTGGCTCTCACTCTAAAG GTGGCAGGGCTCGGCACAACCCGGGAAGTGGAACTTCCTCTGTCCAACTACAAGTTGACCATCTTCTACTACGTTCAGCGGCTCCTGCAGCTCTCCTGCAACGGATCTGTGAAGACGGACAAACTGCGGCGCATCTGGGAGCCTACGTACAC GATCATGTACCGGGAGCTCAAAGACACCGAAAAAGAGAAGGAGAGTGGGAAGATG gAGTTGTTTGAAAACGGCGTCAGTCTTGGGGGTCGTTCTGGCGGTCTGAGCCCGAGCTCGGTTTCAGGCAATCAGAGCAGTGAGATCCTGGGATGGGCGAAGGAGGCGGTGCAGGCCAAAGCCGGCTGCAGCCAGAACGCCTGCGGGGTGGAGGacgtcctgcagctgctgcgcaTCCTCTATGTCATCGGACGAGACTCTGCCTCCAGTTCACGAACGCTGCAGGAAG ATATTGATGAGCTGCAGTTCAATGCGCCGCTAGAAGAGTTCACCAGCAAGAAGATCACCACCAAGATTCTGCAGCAGATCGAG GAGCCTCTGGCCCTGGCCAGCGGAGCGCTGCCGGACTGGTGCGAGCAGCTCACCTCCAAGTGTCCTTTCCTCATCCCCTTTGAGACCAGACAGCTGTATTTCACCTGCACTGCCTTCGGGGCCTCCAG GGCAATCGTGTGGCTGCAGAACCGGCGGGAGGCCACCATGGAGCGCTCCCGGACCTCCACCACGGTGCGGCGGGATGATCCCGGGGAGTTCAGGGTGGGTCGGCTCAAACACGAGCGGGTCAAGGTTCCCAGAGGAGAAGCCATGATGGAGTGGGCAGAATCAGTCATGCAGCTCCACGCCGACCGGAAGTCCGTGCTGGAG GTGGAGTTCCAGGGAGAGGAGGGGACCGGTCTGGGCCCAACTCTGGAGTTTTACGCTCTGGTGGCTGCAGAGTTTCAGAGAACGGCTCTGGGTATCTGGCTGTGTGACGACGACTTCCCTGACGATGAGTCGCGACAG GTGGATCTGGGTGGAGGCCTGAAGCCTCCTGGTTACTACGTCCAGCGTTCCTGTGGACTGTTTCCGGCTCCATTCCCTCAGGACAGCGAGGAGCTGGAGCGAAATACCAAACTTTTCCACTTCCTGGGAGTTTTTCTGGCCAAGTGCATCCAGGACAACCGGCTGGTGGACCTGCCGGTCTCTCAGCCTTTCTTCAAGCTGCTCTGCATGGGGGACATCAAGTCCAACATGAGCAAGCTGCTGTACCAGTCTCGCGGCTCGCCACAAGGTCACGTCTCGGAGCGGCACCTGCAGCCCTTCCTGCTGCTGTCGGAGATGCAGTCGGAGGCGTCCACCGAGGAAAGCCAGGAGACCTACTCGGTGGGCAGCTTGGACGAGGACTCAAAGTCTGAATTCATCATGGACCCACCAAAGCCCAAACCGCCCGCCTGGTACCATGGCATCCTGACCTGGGATGACTTCAAGCTGGTCAACCCACACAG AGCTGGATTCCTGAAGGAGGTGAAGGAGCTGGCGGTGAAAAGGAGACAGGTTTTAGCAAGTAAGAGTTTGTCAGAGGATGATAAGAACACTCGGCTGCAGGACCTGATGCTGAGGAACCCGCTGGGCTCCGGACCTCCACTCAGCATTGAGGACCTTGG GTTAAACTTCCAGTTCTGTCCGTCCTCCAAGGTTCACGGATTCTTTGCAGTGGATCTGAAACCCAACGGAGATGACGAG ATGGTGACCATGGAGAACGTAGAAGAATACGTGGAGCTGATGTTCGACTTCTGTATGCACAATGGCATCCAGAAGCAGATGGTGGCCTTTAGAG AGGGGTTCAATCGTGTCTTTCCAATGGAGAAGTTGAGCTCCTTCAGTCATAAAGAGGTACAGATGATCCTCTGTGGCAACCAGTCACCTTCTTGGACTTCTGATGACATCATCAACTACACTGAACCAAAGCTCGGATACACCAGAGACAG CCCTGGGTTCCTGCGCTTTGTCAGGGTGTTGTGTGGGATGTCATCCGATGAGAGAAAAGCTTTCCTGCAGTTCACCACCGGCTGCTCCACACTGCCCCCCGGCGGCCTGGCCAACCTGCACCCGCGCCTCACCATCGTCAGGAAG GTGGACGCCACAGACTCCAGCTACCCGTCAGTCAACACGTGCGTCCACTATCTGAAGCTGCCTGAGTATTCATCTGAAGACATCATGAGGGAGCGTCTGTTAGCCGCCACCATGGAGAAGGGCTTCCACCTCAACTGA